One genomic region from Apodemus sylvaticus chromosome 1, mApoSyl1.1, whole genome shotgun sequence encodes:
- the Ubfd1 gene encoding ubiquitin domain-containing protein UBFD1 isoform X2 has product MLKRGRGRPGKRRRRVSIETSTCFRPACVKLGAVAGANLSQLASSRRPLRARWVLYTIIMAAAGAPDGMEEPGMDTEAEAVTTEAPARPLNCVEAEAAVGAAAEDSCDARGNLQPAPAQPPGDPAAQASVSNGEDAGGGAGRELVDLKIIWNKTKHDVKVPLDSTGSELKQKIHSITGLPPAMQKVMYKGLVPEDKTLREIKVTSGAKIMVVGSTINDVLAVNTPKDAAQQDAKAEENKKEPLCRQKQHRKVLDKGKPEDVMPSVKGAQERLPTVPLSGMYNKSGGKVRLTFKLEQDQLWIGTKERTEKLPMGSIKNVVSEPIEGHEDYHMMMPFV; this is encoded by the exons ATGCTAAAGCGTGGCAGGGGCCGGCCCGGGAAGCGGAGGAGGCGGGTCTCCATAGAAACCTCCACCTGTTTCCGGCCAGCCTGTGTGAAATTAGGGGCTGTTGCGGGGGCCAATCTCAGCCAGCTCGCTTCTTCCCGGCGGCCCCTGCGGGCGCGGTGGGTGTTGTACACAATCATCATGGCGGCGGCCGGAGCCCCGGATG GCATGGAGGAGCCAGGCATGGACACGGAGGCCGAGGCTGTGACCACTGAGGCGCCCGCACGGCCCCTCAACTGCGTGGAGGCCGAAGCAGCCGTAGGGGCAGCGGCGGAGGACTCCTGCGACGCGCGAGGCAACCTGCAGCCGGCCCCGGCCCAGCCCCCTGGGGACCCTGCGGCCCAGGCCTCGGTCAGCAACGGCGAGGACGCGGGCGGCGGTGCGGGCAGGGAGCTGGTGGATCTGAAGATAATCTGGAACAAGACCAAGCACGATGTGAAGGTCCCTCTGGACAGCACGGGTTCCGAGCTAAAGCAGAAGATTCACTCCATTACAG GTCTCCCACCTGCCATGCAGAAGGTCATGTATAAGGGACTTGTTCCTGAAGACAAGACGTTGAGAGAAATAAAAGTGACCAGTGGGGCCAAGATCATGGTGGTTGGCTCTACTATAAATGATGTTTTAGCAGTAAACACCCCAAAAGATGCTGCCCAGCAAGATGCAAAGGCTGAAGAAAACAAGAAGGAGCCCCTCTGCAGGCAGAAG CAACACAGGAAAGTGTTGGACAAAGGAAAACCTGAAGATGTGATGCCGTCTGTTAAGGGTGCCCAG GAGCGCCTGCCAACGGTACCCTTGTCTGGCATGTACAATAAGTCTGGAGGGAAAGTGAGGCTCACCTTTAAGCTAGAGCAAGACCAGCTGTGGATCGGCACTAAAG AGCGGACTGAGAAACTGCCCATGGGCTCCATTAAAAACGTGGTCAGTGAACCTATTGAAGGACATGAAGACTACCACATGATG ATGCCATTTGTCTAG
- the Ubfd1 gene encoding ubiquitin domain-containing protein UBFD1 isoform X3, with the protein MLKRGRGRPGKRRRRVSIETSTCFRPACVKLGAVAGANLSQLASSRRPLRARWVLYTIIMAAAGAPDGMEEPGMDTEAEAVTTEAPARPLNCVEAEAAVGAAAEDSCDARGNLQPAPAQPPGDPAAQASVSNGEDAGGGAGRELVDLKIIWNKTKHDVKVPLDSTGSELKQKIHSITGLPPAMQKVMYKGLVPEDKTLREIKVTSGAKIMVVGSTINDVLAVNTPKDAAQQDAKAEENKKEPLCRQKQHRKVLDKGKPEDVMPSVKGAQERLPTVPLSGMYNKSGGKVRLTFKLEQDQLWIGTKERTEKLPMGSIKNVVSEPIEGHEDYHMME; encoded by the exons ATGCTAAAGCGTGGCAGGGGCCGGCCCGGGAAGCGGAGGAGGCGGGTCTCCATAGAAACCTCCACCTGTTTCCGGCCAGCCTGTGTGAAATTAGGGGCTGTTGCGGGGGCCAATCTCAGCCAGCTCGCTTCTTCCCGGCGGCCCCTGCGGGCGCGGTGGGTGTTGTACACAATCATCATGGCGGCGGCCGGAGCCCCGGATG GCATGGAGGAGCCAGGCATGGACACGGAGGCCGAGGCTGTGACCACTGAGGCGCCCGCACGGCCCCTCAACTGCGTGGAGGCCGAAGCAGCCGTAGGGGCAGCGGCGGAGGACTCCTGCGACGCGCGAGGCAACCTGCAGCCGGCCCCGGCCCAGCCCCCTGGGGACCCTGCGGCCCAGGCCTCGGTCAGCAACGGCGAGGACGCGGGCGGCGGTGCGGGCAGGGAGCTGGTGGATCTGAAGATAATCTGGAACAAGACCAAGCACGATGTGAAGGTCCCTCTGGACAGCACGGGTTCCGAGCTAAAGCAGAAGATTCACTCCATTACAG GTCTCCCACCTGCCATGCAGAAGGTCATGTATAAGGGACTTGTTCCTGAAGACAAGACGTTGAGAGAAATAAAAGTGACCAGTGGGGCCAAGATCATGGTGGTTGGCTCTACTATAAATGATGTTTTAGCAGTAAACACCCCAAAAGATGCTGCCCAGCAAGATGCAAAGGCTGAAGAAAACAAGAAGGAGCCCCTCTGCAGGCAGAAG CAACACAGGAAAGTGTTGGACAAAGGAAAACCTGAAGATGTGATGCCGTCTGTTAAGGGTGCCCAG GAGCGCCTGCCAACGGTACCCTTGTCTGGCATGTACAATAAGTCTGGAGGGAAAGTGAGGCTCACCTTTAAGCTAGAGCAAGACCAGCTGTGGATCGGCACTAAAG AGCGGACTGAGAAACTGCCCATGGGCTCCATTAAAAACGTGGTCAGTGAACCTATTGAAGGACATGAAGACTACCACATGATG
- the Ubfd1 gene encoding ubiquitin domain-containing protein UBFD1 isoform X1, with protein MLKRGRGRPGKRRRRVSIETSTCFRPACVKLGAVAGANLSQLASSRRPLRARWVLYTIIMAAAGAPDGMEEPGMDTEAEAVTTEAPARPLNCVEAEAAVGAAAEDSCDARGNLQPAPAQPPGDPAAQASVSNGEDAGGGAGRELVDLKIIWNKTKHDVKVPLDSTGSELKQKIHSITGLPPAMQKVMYKGLVPEDKTLREIKVTSGAKIMVVGSTINDVLAVNTPKDAAQQDAKAEENKKEPLCRQKQHRKVLDKGKPEDVMPSVKGAQERLPTVPLSGMYNKSGGKVRLTFKLEQDQLWIGTKERTEKLPMGSIKNVVSEPIEGHEDYHMMAFQLGPTEASYYWVYWVPTQYVDAIKDTVLGKWQYF; from the exons ATGCTAAAGCGTGGCAGGGGCCGGCCCGGGAAGCGGAGGAGGCGGGTCTCCATAGAAACCTCCACCTGTTTCCGGCCAGCCTGTGTGAAATTAGGGGCTGTTGCGGGGGCCAATCTCAGCCAGCTCGCTTCTTCCCGGCGGCCCCTGCGGGCGCGGTGGGTGTTGTACACAATCATCATGGCGGCGGCCGGAGCCCCGGATG GCATGGAGGAGCCAGGCATGGACACGGAGGCCGAGGCTGTGACCACTGAGGCGCCCGCACGGCCCCTCAACTGCGTGGAGGCCGAAGCAGCCGTAGGGGCAGCGGCGGAGGACTCCTGCGACGCGCGAGGCAACCTGCAGCCGGCCCCGGCCCAGCCCCCTGGGGACCCTGCGGCCCAGGCCTCGGTCAGCAACGGCGAGGACGCGGGCGGCGGTGCGGGCAGGGAGCTGGTGGATCTGAAGATAATCTGGAACAAGACCAAGCACGATGTGAAGGTCCCTCTGGACAGCACGGGTTCCGAGCTAAAGCAGAAGATTCACTCCATTACAG GTCTCCCACCTGCCATGCAGAAGGTCATGTATAAGGGACTTGTTCCTGAAGACAAGACGTTGAGAGAAATAAAAGTGACCAGTGGGGCCAAGATCATGGTGGTTGGCTCTACTATAAATGATGTTTTAGCAGTAAACACCCCAAAAGATGCTGCCCAGCAAGATGCAAAGGCTGAAGAAAACAAGAAGGAGCCCCTCTGCAGGCAGAAG CAACACAGGAAAGTGTTGGACAAAGGAAAACCTGAAGATGTGATGCCGTCTGTTAAGGGTGCCCAG GAGCGCCTGCCAACGGTACCCTTGTCTGGCATGTACAATAAGTCTGGAGGGAAAGTGAGGCTCACCTTTAAGCTAGAGCAAGACCAGCTGTGGATCGGCACTAAAG AGCGGACTGAGAAACTGCCCATGGGCTCCATTAAAAACGTGGTCAGTGAACCTATTGAAGGACATGAAGACTACCACATGATG gcATTTCAGTTGGGCCCCACGGAAGCCTCTTACTACTGGGTGTACTGGGTTCCAACTCAATATGTGGATGCAATCAAAGACACTGTGCTGGGCAAGTGGCAGTATTTTTGA